In Pelodictyon luteolum DSM 273, the genomic stretch TCCGCTTGAGCTCGTATCCATTCTCCTGCTCACCATCCTCTTCGGTGTCGGCACCGCACAGCACCTGCAGCCGTTCTCAGCAATCACCACGCTCGGAGAGCAGCTTAAAGGATCATGGGAAAGCAGCATCAAGCAGCCGCCCGTCGCCCATGCCGAAACAATGACGCTTGAAGAGCTCGCCCGGCAGCCATCTGTCGGAAAAAGCGCAGAAGAGATCCTCGAAACCCTCCAGAAAGCCGGCCTTAAGGCGTCCTCAACATCCGAAACCCTCGGTGAAATAGCCCGAAAGAGCGGCATCTCGGCCGAGCAGGCATACAAGCTCCTGGCCCCGGCGAACAAGGAACTGCAGAAAGAGGGGTTCGGCAGAAAGACACTGCTTGAGGTAGCCGAAGAAAACGGCGTTTCGGCTGCATCGCTGCAGCTCGCCCTTGAAGCGAAGGGTATGAAGGCAGAGCCATCAGACAGCATGAGAAGCATTGCCGAATCCAACGGCATCAGCGTTCAGGAACTGCGCCAGCGTCTAGAGGAGATCCTTCGCTAGCTGCGCCGCCGGGTCCTGCTGCGCAGCTTTGCAAAGAGGAGCCCGGATTCAGGGCGGAACATGAGGACGGAAAAGAGCAGGTAGAAACCGAGCAGTGCTCCTTTAAAGCCGGGCCCGACCCACGAGCCGTCCGGCAGGAGCGCAGAGGCCGATACACCGGCCCAGCCGGCCCCGATACCCCCGACAAGCAGAAGAGAGAGTTTTCCCCAGTCATGCTGCACCGGGTATGCACGCAGGGAATAATAGGCCATCATCATGCACATCACCACCGTACCGGCAACGATGGCGTAAGCCGCTCCCTCCATCCCCGACAGAGGAATCAGCCACCAGCAGAAAAGACCGGTCACCGATGCACCCGCAAAGGTCACGACCGGCAGGTACCGGGTCGTCCCCGTGATGAGGATGCCGGCCGAAAGGTTGGTTGAAACCATGTCGAACACATAGCTCAGAAAAATCCACGGCAGCACCGAGAGGCCTATCCAGTAGCCGGGAGGGAGCAGGTAAAGGGCCCCCCCGTAATGGTAGCGCACCAGATCCGGCACGAAAAAGGTTGCCGCAAGCGCCATGAACATGGTGAGCATGGTCGAAATGCTGAGGACGTGGCGGAACAGCCGTTTGGCATCGGGGTCGTTGGAGTGCTGGAGGAAAAAGGGCTGCCATGCGAACCTGAACACCTGGATGAGCAGCTGCAGCACCACCCCGAACGCCACTACCCTGCCGTAGATACCCACCACGTCGGAAGCCTCGAGACCTTTGCCATAGATGCGCTCGATATCGCCGGAGGACATACGGATCAGGATGTTGCGGTCTATGAGGTGGATAAGGAGGCCGGCGATGCCTGTCGGCACGTAGGGAAGGCCGATACGAAGCATATCGCGAAGGTCGGCGAACGAGAACGCCGCCCGGAGGCGGCGGAGGACAGGAAAGAGCAGGATGAGGGTAAGGAGGGAACCAAGAATATTGGAGAGAAATGCACCGCCGAGGCCCGCCTGCAGGGGCCCGAGGAGGATGAAGGCACTGATGACAACGGCCACGACGCCCGCGATGCGCGCCACGGCGAATCGCACGGCCTGGCGCTTGAGGCGAAGCTCCGCAAAAGGAATCACGAGCAGGGTGTCGATCCAGAGAATCACGGCCGCATAGCGGATGAAGGGCTGTTCGGCGGGCGATAGGCCGATCATGGAGGAAACCGATGGAGCAAGCAGAAAGAGTATCGCGGTAAAAAGGGTTGCGGTCGTAAAGAGTGAGATGAAGGCCGTCGAGAAGAGCGGGCGCTCATCCTTCTGCAGGCGGATCGCATCGGAAGCGGTCTTCAGGTACGAGGTTTCAAGACCATAGGAAAAGATGACATTGGCGATGGCGATGTTCGCGTACACCAGCGTCTGGATACCGTTGTCGAAGGTCGAGAGCTGGTTGGCGTAGAGCGGGACGAGCAGATAGTTGAGGCTGCGGGCCAGTATCGTGCTCGTCCCGTAGATGAGGGTATCCTTGAAGAGAAGCTTGAGCTTTCCAAGCAGCATTGATCGATGCTCCTCTTGGCCTAGGCCTCTTCTGACATGCCGGACTTCCCGGCACCGTCCGCGCTGCCGTTTTCGGCTTCACGGCGGCGGCGCACAGCATCCGCATCAATCTGGAACCGGCCGTCTTTCTCCATGACGGGGATTTTCGAGATCACCTCGCGCAGGTGGGCCTGGGCCTCCTGCTGCTGCTGCTTGAGCTTTTCGAGTTCCGCGCCCGACAGGCCGACGGGGTTGTCGGGATCAATGAGTGAAGACTTGAAGGATTCAATTTCCAGCGACTGCTCCGTTTTCATGTACCCGACAAACTTCCTGAGCAGAAAGATGAAGAAAAAAAACACCAGCAGCGAAAACACCATGATGGGGATCCAGCTCATAATCGCAACAGTCTGTTTGGTGAAGAAAGCGGTAGTTATTGCAATGTAGCCGATATTCCTTTTTATTGAAAGTACAACCAAGGTTCTTTTGCCGAACCCCGCATAACAACACCATGAAGAGAGCTGCATCCCCCGATTCCCTCACCGAAAAAGGCCGCCGGATCCTCCTGCAGGAAGCCGAGGCCATCCTCCGTATGGCCGAACGCCTCGACGGCAGTTTTTCAAGTGCAGTGAGCCTTCTTGCAGGCTGCAAGGGCAAGATCATCATATCCGGTATGGGCAAATCGGGCATCATCGGCCAGAAAATGGCGGCCACCATGTCCTCGACCGGCTCGACTGCAGTCTTCCTCCACCCGGCCGAAGCCGCCCACGGCGACCTTGGCATCGTCCAGAAACACGATGTTGTCATCGGCCTCTCCAAAAGCGGTACCACCGAGGAGCTCAACTTCATCATTCCACCGCTCCGCCAGATCGGAGTGAAAATCATCGCCATGACCGGAAGCCGCCGTTCTTTTCTCGGTGAGAACGCCGACATCACGCTCGATACCGGCATCGGCACCGAAGCCTGTCCCTACGACCTTGCTCCGACAACTTCCACAACCGCCATGCTCGCCATGGGAGACGCTCTGGCCATTGCGCTCATGGAGGAGAAACAGTTCACACAACGTGACTTCGCCCTCAGCCACCCCAAAGGCGCACTCGGTCGGCGCCTGACCGTCCGTGTCGGCGACATCATGGCAAAGGGAGATGCGGTTCCGGTGGTTCACGAAAGCTCGTCCCTTTCGGACCTGATCCTTGAAATGACTTCAAAGCGCTACGGGGTCAGTGCCGTTGTCGATAGCGATGGGCGCCTGAAAGGGATCTTCACCGACGGTGACCTCCGCCGCCTTGTCCAGAAAGGCGAAGAGTTCCTCTCACGGACTGCAGGCGATGTCATGACGGCCGGCCCGAAAACCGCCGGGCCTGACATGCTCGCAAAAGAGTGCCTCGACATCCTCGAAACCTGGCGCATAACGCAGCTCATGGTCTGCGACGCCCTGAACCGCCCTATAGGCCTCATCCACCTGCATGACCTGTTGACACTCGGTCTCTGAGCCGCCACCCGGGAAGCAGTACCCCGGCAAGCAGCACCCGATAAAGCAACACCCATAAAGCACTGAACCCCCGCCAAAGGCAGGGGTTCAGTGTTATAGTACCCGGCATGAGCGGGAAAAGAGCAACGCTTAGCGGCCGAGCGCTTTCAGCATTGCTTCGCCGATATCGGCAGGGCTGTCGACGACGTGGATGCCTGCGGCCTCCATCGCCTTGATCTTCTCCTCTGCAGTACCTTTGCCGCCCGAAACGATGGCGCCGGCATGGCCCATCCTGCGGCCCGGAGGCGCGGTGCGGCCTGCGATGAAGCCGACAACCGGTTTCTTGAAATATTTCCTGATGTACTCGGCAGCTTCTTCCTCGGCGCTGCCGCCGATTTCGCCGATCATGATGAGTCCTTCGGTTTCATCGTCCTTGGCAAAAAGCTTTACGGCATCGATGAAGCGGGTGCCGATGATAGGGTCGCCGCCGATGCCGATGCAGGTCGACTGGCCGAGCCCGACGCTCGTCAGCTGGTGGACGGCCTCATAGGTCAGGGTGCCGCTGCGCGAAACCACGCCGATGGTGCCCTTCTTGTGGATGAAGCCCGGCATGATGCCGATTTTCGCTTCACCGGGGGTGATGACGCCAGGGCAGTTCGGCCCGACAAGCACCGCGCCCTTCTCCTGGACAAATGCATATGCCTTCATCATGTCGTTCACCGGAATGCCCTCGGTGATGCAGATGATGACCTTCAGCCCCGCATCGGCGGCCTCCATGATGGCGTCGGCGGCAAAAGCGGCCGGCACGAAAATCACCGTGGCATTCGCCTCGGCTTTCTCAACAGCGTCCTTCACGGTGTTGAATACCGGAACGGGGCGGCAGAACTTGTCGCGGTCGTTGCCGTGGTACAGCACCCCGCCCTTGCCGGGCGTCACGCCAGCAACAACGTTGGTGCCGTACTCAAGAATCTGGGAAGTATGGAAGGTCCCCTCGCCGCCGGTGATGCCCTGGACGACCAGGCGGGTATCCTTGTTGACCAATACACTCATAATATCGATGATTTAATGGTTGCTGGGAGCTGGTATGCGTGAGGAGTCCGGCCGCTGCATGTGGCGGGCGATGCCGAGCATTTTCCCCTCCTCGAAGAAATTGCAGATAAGGTGGATGCCCACCGGAAGGCCGAGGCTGTCATAGCCCACGGGAACACTGAGGGCCGGCATGCCGACGATGCTGGCAGGCACCGTGAACACATCGGCCAGGTACATTTCAAGAGGGTCTGCCGTCTTGTCGCCGATGCCGAACGGAGGAAAGGGTGAAGTGGGGCCGGCGATGACGTCAACCCCCTTGAGCGCCTCGCGGTAGCGGTCCTGGAAGAGACGGCGGACCTGCTGGGCCTTCTTGTAGTAGGTATCGTAGTAGCCTGCAGAGAGCACGTAGGTACCGAGCATGATGCGACGCTTCACTTCAGCCCCGAACCCTTCGGTCCTCGACTTCACGTACATCGAGGAGAGGTCATCGGCCGCTTCCGAACGGTACCCGTACCGGGCACCGTCGAAGCGGGCAAGGTTGGATGATGCCTCAGCCGTGACGAGGATGTAGTAGGCCGCGATTGCATAATCGCTCTGCGGAAGGGTGAGGTTGACAAGCTCGGCACCCTGCAGACGCAGCTCCTCAAGCTTGGCTCGTACGACACTGGCAACATCGGGGTTCAGGCTCTCGTTGAAAAACTCTTCGGGAACGCCGATCCGGAGCCCTTTGAGACTGACGTCCGTCATTTCGGCTGCGTATGCTGGAACCGGATGCGCGGAGGATGTCGCATCCTTGCCATCGACTCCTGCCATCACCTCAAGCACGAGCGCGGCATCATCGCAGTTCAGGGCAAGCACGCCGATCTGGTCGAACGAGGAAGCGAATGCCACGAGACCGTAGCGGGAGATCCTTCCGTAGGTAGGCTTCAGTCCTACGATATCGCAGAACCCTGCCGGCTGGCGGACTGAACCACCCGTGTCGGATCCAAGGGCCACCATGGCGAGGCCTGCTGCCACGGCAGCTGCCGATCCGCCGGAACTGCCACCCGGCACCCGTTGGTTATCGAACGGGTTCGGCACAGGACCGAACGCCGAGTTTTCGTTCGAGCTGCCCATGGCGAACTCGTCCATATTGGTCTTGCCGAGAAAGATGGCATCCTCGGCTTCAAGGCGGAGCACGGCTGTGGCGTCATAGACGCTCGTGTATCCCTCAAGCATTTTCGAAGCGCAGGTAAGCGGGGCCCCCTTCATCGAGATGTTGTCCTTGATGGCCATCGGCATGCCGAACAGCCGGCCGGGAGTCCCGCCTCCAGCGAGCTTCAAGTCGAGTGAACGGGCCCGCTGCAGAGCCTCATTCTCGAACACCGTTATGTATATGTTGTCGCCCTCGTGGCTTCGTATGCGGTCGAGGTAGTGGCGGGCCACCGCTTCACACGTCACCGCATGCGACAGCAGT encodes the following:
- the gatA gene encoding Asp-tRNA(Asn)/Glu-tRNA(Gln) amidotransferase subunit GatA, which encodes MQFSSYEDLRSRLLSHAVTCEAVARHYLDRIRSHEGDNIYITVFENEALQRARSLDLKLAGGGTPGRLFGMPMAIKDNISMKGAPLTCASKMLEGYTSVYDATAVLRLEAEDAIFLGKTNMDEFAMGSSNENSAFGPVPNPFDNQRVPGGSSGGSAAAVAAGLAMVALGSDTGGSVRQPAGFCDIVGLKPTYGRISRYGLVAFASSFDQIGVLALNCDDAALVLEVMAGVDGKDATSSAHPVPAYAAEMTDVSLKGLRIGVPEEFFNESLNPDVASVVRAKLEELRLQGAELVNLTLPQSDYAIAAYYILVTAEASSNLARFDGARYGYRSEAADDLSSMYVKSRTEGFGAEVKRRIMLGTYVLSAGYYDTYYKKAQQVRRLFQDRYREALKGVDVIAGPTSPFPPFGIGDKTADPLEMYLADVFTVPASIVGMPALSVPVGYDSLGLPVGIHLICNFFEEGKMLGIARHMQRPDSSRIPAPSNH
- the sucD gene encoding succinate--CoA ligase subunit alpha translates to MSVLVNKDTRLVVQGITGGEGTFHTSQILEYGTNVVAGVTPGKGGVLYHGNDRDKFCRPVPVFNTVKDAVEKAEANATVIFVPAAFAADAIMEAADAGLKVIICITEGIPVNDMMKAYAFVQEKGAVLVGPNCPGVITPGEAKIGIMPGFIHKKGTIGVVSRSGTLTYEAVHQLTSVGLGQSTCIGIGGDPIIGTRFIDAVKLFAKDDETEGLIMIGEIGGSAEEEAAEYIRKYFKKPVVGFIAGRTAPPGRRMGHAGAIVSGGKGTAEEKIKAMEAAGIHVVDSPADIGEAMLKALGR
- a CDS encoding DUF4405 domain-containing protein: MKKIINWRIFISLGLVTSFVMLLVSGTVLFIAPPGRVANWTGWQLLALSKSEWQDQHTIFGFTFALLSVFHLFVINWKAFVSYIKAKATSGLSHPLELVSILLLTILFGVGTAQHLQPFSAITTLGEQLKGSWESSIKQPPVAHAETMTLEELARQPSVGKSAEEILETLQKAGLKASSTSETLGEIARKSGISAEQAYKLLAPANKELQKEGFGRKTLLEVAEENGVSAASLQLALEAKGMKAEPSDSMRSIAESNGISVQELRQRLEEILR
- a CDS encoding KpsF/GutQ family sugar-phosphate isomerase yields the protein MKRAASPDSLTEKGRRILLQEAEAILRMAERLDGSFSSAVSLLAGCKGKIIISGMGKSGIIGQKMAATMSSTGSTAVFLHPAEAAHGDLGIVQKHDVVIGLSKSGTTEELNFIIPPLRQIGVKIIAMTGSRRSFLGENADITLDTGIGTEACPYDLAPTTSTTAMLAMGDALAIALMEEKQFTQRDFALSHPKGALGRRLTVRVGDIMAKGDAVPVVHESSSLSDLILEMTSKRYGVSAVVDSDGRLKGIFTDGDLRRLVQKGEEFLSRTAGDVMTAGPKTAGPDMLAKECLDILETWRITQLMVCDALNRPIGLIHLHDLLTLGL
- a CDS encoding lipopolysaccharide biosynthesis protein, whose product is MLLGKLKLLFKDTLIYGTSTILARSLNYLLVPLYANQLSTFDNGIQTLVYANIAIANVIFSYGLETSYLKTASDAIRLQKDERPLFSTAFISLFTTATLFTAILFLLAPSVSSMIGLSPAEQPFIRYAAVILWIDTLLVIPFAELRLKRQAVRFAVARIAGVVAVVISAFILLGPLQAGLGGAFLSNILGSLLTLILLFPVLRRLRAAFSFADLRDMLRIGLPYVPTGIAGLLIHLIDRNILIRMSSGDIERIYGKGLEASDVVGIYGRVVAFGVVLQLLIQVFRFAWQPFFLQHSNDPDAKRLFRHVLSISTMLTMFMALAATFFVPDLVRYHYGGALYLLPPGYWIGLSVLPWIFLSYVFDMVSTNLSAGILITGTTRYLPVVTFAGASVTGLFCWWLIPLSGMEGAAYAIVAGTVVMCMMMAYYSLRAYPVQHDWGKLSLLLVGGIGAGWAGVSASALLPDGSWVGPGFKGALLGFYLLFSVLMFRPESGLLFAKLRSRTRRRS